A region from the Riemerella anatipestifer genome encodes:
- the bshB1 gene encoding bacillithiol biosynthesis deacetylase BshB1 has protein sequence MKVDILAIGAHPDDVELGCGGTLAKFISQGKKVAIVDLTEGELGTRGTNETRAKEAKRASNILGVVARENLGMKDGFLSNTEEYQMRIVKMVRKYQPEIIFANAIDDRHPDHAKAAKLVSDACFLSGLIKIETVDTGETQPVWRPKHIFNYIQWKSIKPDFVVDISDFMDKKIEACLAYETQFYNPNSEEPMTPISTKDFLESLTYRAQDLGRLSGVSYAEGFTSEKLIAFKNFDSIIL, from the coding sequence ATGAAAGTAGATATTTTAGCCATCGGAGCACATCCTGATGATGTTGAGCTAGGATGCGGTGGAACTTTAGCCAAGTTTATTTCTCAAGGTAAAAAAGTAGCGATAGTAGACTTAACAGAAGGAGAATTAGGTACGAGAGGGACAAATGAAACTAGAGCAAAAGAAGCTAAAAGAGCATCAAATATTTTAGGAGTTGTGGCACGAGAAAACTTGGGTATGAAAGATGGTTTTCTTAGTAATACAGAGGAGTATCAAATGCGTATTGTAAAGATGGTAAGGAAATATCAGCCTGAAATTATTTTTGCAAATGCAATAGATGACCGTCATCCAGATCATGCAAAAGCGGCTAAATTGGTTTCAGATGCTTGTTTTTTATCAGGTCTTATTAAAATTGAAACGGTTGATACTGGTGAAACTCAGCCAGTATGGAGACCTAAGCATATCTTTAACTATATACAGTGGAAGTCTATAAAGCCTGATTTTGTGGTAGATATATCTGATTTTATGGATAAAAAGATTGAGGCTTGTTTAGCTTACGAAACGCAATTTTATAATCCTAATTCGGAAGAACCGATGACGCCAATCTCTACTAAAGATTTTCTAGAAAGTCTTACTTATAGAGCTCAGGATTTAGGGAGGTTGTCTGGAGTGTCTTACGCGGAAGGATTTACTTCTGAAAAACTGATAGCTTTTAAAAATTTTGATTCAATAATTTTGTAA
- a CDS encoding ABC transporter ATP-binding protein, producing the protein MNSLKTLNPYFWKHKKLLSWGIFFIIASNFFAIYQIQFIGKTVDIIQEVISQKDTTQEILFRTLLINGSIIIGASVLSGIFRFMMRQTIIVASRKIEYELKNNIYRQYEKLSLTQYKSTTIGDLLNRLSEDVVAVRMYLGPGIMYVINLVILLIITSVYMFQTNLQMTLWTLLPLPILSFTIYKVSSIINKKSKIMQKSQSAISTFVQDSFSGIRVIKFFNKEKYIQQNYNTKVKHYQEKALDLAKTEAYFFTIILLVIGLLNIIILYIGGQKYIKGEMSIGAIADFFMYINILIWPFSMVGWVTSVNQRAAASMQRLNEFLDKKSEITNKNKNHYSIKGDIEFRNVSYTYPNTGIKALNNISFKIKAGESLAIMGKTGTGKSTIALLLCRLIDPDEGDIFIDDINLKEHNLEVYRNALGYIPQESYLFSDTIENNIGFAIDNPNIETIEEYAKKADIHKNIIEFKDQYQTMVGERGVMLSGGQKQRICIARALIKKPTILIFDDSLSALDTETEENILKNLETLETECTRIIITHRTSSAKNAHHTLHLSPSN; encoded by the coding sequence ATGAACTCACTAAAAACACTCAACCCTTATTTTTGGAAACACAAGAAACTTCTTTCTTGGGGGATTTTTTTCATTATAGCAAGTAACTTCTTTGCCATCTACCAAATTCAGTTTATAGGCAAAACCGTGGATATTATTCAAGAGGTTATATCCCAAAAAGACACCACGCAAGAGATTCTTTTTCGCACACTTTTAATTAACGGAAGTATTATCATAGGAGCCTCTGTACTGTCTGGCATTTTTAGATTTATGATGAGACAAACCATTATTGTGGCATCTAGAAAAATAGAATATGAACTAAAAAATAATATCTACCGACAGTACGAAAAATTATCCTTAACTCAATACAAATCTACCACTATAGGAGATTTGCTTAATCGACTAAGTGAAGATGTCGTTGCAGTAAGAATGTATCTAGGTCCTGGGATTATGTATGTCATCAACCTAGTGATACTACTCATTATCACAAGTGTATATATGTTCCAAACCAATCTACAAATGACTCTTTGGACTCTTCTTCCCTTACCTATACTTTCATTCACTATTTACAAAGTAAGCTCTATTATCAATAAAAAGTCCAAAATCATGCAGAAAAGCCAATCCGCTATTTCTACATTTGTACAGGACAGCTTTTCTGGCATTAGAGTAATAAAGTTTTTCAATAAGGAAAAGTACATTCAACAGAATTACAACACTAAGGTAAAACACTATCAAGAAAAAGCATTAGACCTCGCCAAAACAGAAGCCTATTTTTTCACGATAATATTACTAGTCATTGGTTTACTCAATATTATTATACTATACATTGGGGGACAAAAATACATAAAAGGAGAAATGAGCATAGGTGCTATTGCAGATTTCTTTATGTATATCAATATCCTTATATGGCCTTTTTCCATGGTAGGCTGGGTAACCTCAGTAAACCAAAGAGCTGCAGCCTCCATGCAAAGGCTTAATGAGTTTCTTGACAAAAAATCCGAAATTACTAACAAAAATAAAAACCATTATAGCATAAAAGGAGATATAGAATTTCGTAATGTGAGTTACACATACCCTAATACAGGCATTAAAGCACTAAATAATATTAGCTTTAAAATAAAAGCAGGAGAATCTCTTGCTATTATGGGGAAAACAGGCACCGGAAAATCCACCATAGCTCTTCTTCTTTGCCGATTGATAGACCCAGACGAAGGAGATATTTTCATAGATGATATCAATTTAAAAGAACACAATCTAGAGGTTTACAGAAATGCTTTAGGCTACATTCCACAAGAAAGTTATTTATTTTCTGACACCATCGAGAACAATATAGGCTTCGCCATAGACAATCCCAACATAGAAACCATTGAGGAATACGCTAAAAAAGCGGATATTCATAAAAACATTATTGAATTTAAAGACCAATATCAAACCATGGTAGGAGAAAGAGGCGTAATGCTATCTGGAGGACAAAAGCAAAGAATTTGCATCGCTAGAGCTCTTATAAAGAAGCCCACCATACTTATATTTGATGATAGTCTTTCTGCACTAGACACAGAAACTGAAGAAAACATTCTAAAAAATCTAGAAACCCTAGAAACGGAGTGCACCAGAATCATTATCACCCATCGTACATCTAGTGCTAAAAATGCACATCATACATTACATCTTTCCCCGAGCAACTAA
- a CDS encoding DUF3276 family protein, with product MSDYKEKRNENEIFTRVLKAGRRTYFFDVRETKAGDYYLTITESKKHFQDGGEATFEKHKIYLYKEDFKNFSEMFNEASEFIISEKGEDVISEKHDKDFKGRNYTLDTHEEI from the coding sequence ATGAGTGATTACAAGGAAAAACGAAATGAAAATGAAATTTTCACTAGAGTGTTAAAAGCAGGAAGAAGAACCTATTTCTTTGATGTTCGTGAGACTAAAGCTGGAGACTATTATCTTACCATTACCGAAAGTAAGAAACACTTCCAAGACGGAGGCGAAGCTACATTCGAAAAGCATAAGATTTACCTTTACAAAGAGGATTTCAAAAACTTTTCTGAGATGTTTAATGAAGCGTCAGAGTTTATTATTAGTGAAAAAGGAGAGGATGTAATCTCTGAAAAACACGATAAAGATTTCAAAGGAAGAAATTACACCTTAGATACCCACGAGGAGATTTAA